From one Trueperella pyogenes genomic stretch:
- a CDS encoding phospholipase D-like domain-containing protein — MLRFLRPNRNTPKQVLKYSIAAALAVQIAAVGAVIAVDEHRKKRNPASTKFPTLPPRTTTVSGSDLTVYTFGKDLYADMLEAINGAKEQILFETFIMKADDVGYQFRDALMRAAQRGVKVYIILDTFGNLNQDPRFRQFPQHENVYMIHFPLIRTGIFTGNGKDRGFDHRKVIVVDQEIGFVGGYNIGNLYADTWRDTHLRIKGPSVWELENAFVDMWNVYRSEHLPELPDRGLSHWSSKIIATQNVPAFKSYPVRASYLGAIDRAHHHVYITMGYFIPDAGILHSLTSAARRGVDVRVLIPEYSNHIVADWVGRPYYKDLLRSGVRIFLYREAMIHAKTMTVDSIWSTVGTTNIDQVSMGGNFEVNVEVFDHPFARIMEEIFAMDLTNARELTAQEWNQRSRLARVAERILRPLAPLL, encoded by the coding sequence ATGTTACGCTTCCTGCGCCCTAATCGTAATACTCCCAAACAGGTGCTCAAGTACAGCATCGCCGCCGCCTTGGCTGTCCAGATAGCGGCCGTTGGTGCCGTCATCGCGGTAGACGAACATCGCAAGAAGCGCAATCCTGCATCCACCAAGTTCCCCACGCTTCCGCCGCGTACCACCACGGTCTCCGGCTCCGATCTGACGGTCTATACCTTCGGCAAAGACCTGTACGCGGACATGCTCGAGGCCATCAACGGAGCTAAGGAACAGATCCTCTTCGAGACGTTCATCATGAAGGCCGACGACGTCGGCTACCAGTTCCGCGATGCCCTCATGCGCGCCGCCCAGCGTGGTGTCAAGGTCTACATCATTTTGGACACCTTCGGGAACCTCAATCAGGATCCGCGATTCAGGCAGTTCCCGCAGCACGAGAATGTGTATATGATCCACTTCCCCCTTATCCGCACCGGCATCTTCACCGGAAACGGCAAAGACCGCGGCTTCGACCATCGCAAGGTCATCGTGGTCGATCAGGAGATTGGCTTTGTGGGCGGGTACAACATCGGCAATTTATACGCCGACACCTGGCGCGACACGCATCTGCGGATCAAAGGCCCGTCCGTCTGGGAACTCGAAAACGCGTTCGTCGACATGTGGAACGTCTACCGCAGCGAGCACCTGCCCGAGCTTCCCGACCGCGGGCTCTCTCACTGGTCGTCAAAGATCATTGCCACGCAGAACGTGCCCGCCTTCAAGTCTTATCCCGTGCGGGCATCCTACTTGGGAGCCATCGACCGCGCCCACCACCACGTCTACATCACGATGGGTTACTTCATTCCCGACGCCGGCATCCTCCACTCGCTCACATCCGCGGCTCGCCGCGGGGTTGATGTGCGCGTGCTCATCCCCGAGTATTCGAACCACATCGTGGCCGACTGGGTGGGCAGACCCTATTACAAGGACCTGTTGCGCTCAGGCGTGCGAATCTTCCTGTACCGCGAGGCCATGATCCACGCTAAAACAATGACCGTGGATAGCATCTGGTCGACTGTCGGCACCACCAACATCGATCAGGTTTCGATGGGTGGAAACTTCGAGGTCAACGTCGAGGTCTTCGACCACCCGTTCGCGAGGATCATGGAGGAAATTTTCGCCATGGACCTGACCAACGCCCGCGAGCTCACCGCCCAGGAGTGGAATCAACGCAGCAGGCTCGCCCGCGTGGCCGAAAGGATTTTGCGACCGCTGGCTCCGCTGCTGTAG
- a CDS encoding S8 family peptidase, translating into MSKYAYRTIAAACTGAGALLFSALVAQPVALAADDKDSPVLSGESVLSGEVVVKYKDGTEAAEAIEGTQSPGQAHENLPTEEKERIKEAVQDEGAELTDAKAHADGAVTISLDKKLSESDIKSLVGKLEDNKDVEFVEPVYIAQPFQVDRNEVDRGKYTSYQWSLRNGIGGINADEAWRFSKGKDVTVAVLDTGIVDHPEFTGKLLQGADMISSSFRSRDGDGRDMDPRDEGDWMHAYECGYWPKQDRPSSWHGTHVSGIVGATQDEQGIDGVAPEAKIVPVRVLGRCGGTSTDIADGITWASGGDVPGLARNQNPAKVINLSLGGEAYQCPQIYQNAIDAAIQRGATVVVAAGNEHANAQETTPANCRGVITVGATGAHGEQSAYSNFGDVVDLSAPGGNGSRQNQILSAGNMSRTTPTEANYIWQQGTSQATPHVSGVAALMLSKFPQMTPEQVRQSLVNSTKPVQSCPRGGCGRGILDAPAALQYASRLVGQPLTTIDEATRPTQPVDVPVAQPDPTQPVDVQPAPRDEHRAAERARMSIDNWVLDAGQSTTVRGMGFEPGEEVVAYVDSFSRPLGSSYADSRGELHAEFAPSQSLKVGYHVMFLKGKTSGKVAGARFYYSGN; encoded by the coding sequence ATGAGCAAGTACGCCTACCGCACAATTGCTGCGGCATGCACCGGAGCCGGAGCACTTTTGTTCTCCGCGCTCGTCGCACAACCAGTGGCACTAGCTGCTGACGACAAGGACAGCCCAGTTCTTTCCGGAGAATCAGTTCTTTCCGGAGAAGTGGTTGTCAAATACAAAGACGGCACCGAAGCCGCCGAAGCCATTGAAGGAACACAAAGCCCAGGGCAAGCCCACGAAAACTTGCCCACAGAAGAGAAGGAGCGCATCAAAGAAGCCGTTCAAGATGAAGGCGCTGAGCTCACTGATGCCAAAGCGCACGCCGACGGCGCGGTGACAATCTCCCTTGACAAGAAACTGTCCGAAAGCGACATCAAATCTCTTGTCGGGAAACTAGAAGACAACAAAGACGTTGAATTTGTTGAGCCTGTTTACATTGCTCAGCCTTTCCAAGTCGATCGCAACGAAGTCGATCGGGGTAAGTACACCAGCTACCAGTGGAGTCTTCGTAACGGTATCGGCGGCATCAACGCTGATGAGGCGTGGCGCTTCAGCAAGGGCAAGGACGTGACAGTTGCGGTTCTTGATACCGGAATTGTCGATCATCCAGAATTCACAGGCAAACTCCTCCAAGGCGCAGACATGATCTCCAGCAGCTTCCGTAGCCGCGACGGCGACGGGCGTGATATGGATCCACGCGATGAAGGCGATTGGATGCACGCATACGAATGCGGGTACTGGCCTAAGCAAGATCGCCCTTCGTCATGGCACGGTACCCATGTCTCTGGAATTGTGGGCGCAACCCAAGACGAACAAGGCATTGATGGCGTAGCTCCAGAGGCTAAGATCGTCCCAGTCCGAGTTCTTGGAAGATGTGGCGGCACCTCAACCGACATCGCCGATGGCATCACGTGGGCTTCTGGCGGTGACGTTCCAGGACTGGCACGCAACCAAAACCCAGCCAAGGTTATTAACCTCAGCCTCGGTGGCGAAGCTTACCAGTGCCCGCAGATCTACCAGAACGCCATTGATGCAGCGATTCAGCGGGGCGCGACCGTCGTCGTCGCTGCAGGAAACGAACATGCCAACGCCCAAGAGACCACTCCCGCTAACTGCCGTGGAGTGATCACCGTCGGAGCAACAGGTGCCCATGGTGAGCAGTCCGCCTACTCCAACTTCGGTGACGTCGTCGATCTGTCAGCTCCAGGAGGAAATGGTTCTCGACAAAACCAGATCCTCTCAGCGGGCAACATGTCGCGCACCACTCCAACTGAAGCAAATTACATATGGCAGCAGGGCACCTCTCAGGCGACGCCACATGTATCCGGTGTAGCAGCGCTCATGCTCTCCAAATTCCCCCAGATGACGCCCGAGCAAGTACGTCAGTCACTTGTTAATTCAACAAAACCAGTGCAGTCCTGCCCACGAGGTGGATGTGGCCGAGGAATTCTTGACGCACCAGCAGCGCTCCAATACGCAAGTAGACTAGTCGGTCAGCCGCTGACCACCATAGACGAGGCTACCCGACCAACACAACCAGTCGATGTTCCAGTAGCGCAACCAGACCCAACTCAGCCTGTTGACGTTCAACCAGCACCTCGCGATGAGCATCGTGCCGCGGAACGTGCGCGCATGAGTATCGATAATTGGGTCTTAGATGCTGGTCAGTCAACGACCGTTCGCGGCATGGGCTTTGAACCAGGTGAGGAAGTAGTTGCCTATGTTGACAGCTTCTCCCGCCCACTTGGCAGCTCATATGCCGACAGCCGGGGTGAGCTTCATGCGGAGTTTGCACCATCTCAGTCCTTGAAAGTGGGATACCATGTCATGTTCTTGAAGGGCAAGACCTCGGGCAAGGTAGCGGGCGCCCGCTTCTACTACTCGGGCAATTAA
- a CDS encoding SOS response-associated peptidase has translation MCGRYATTMSRVDIQLEFRLDVVAESYDPAPNWNVAPKQDIPIVLERRALPGDQWLHDALSPAAPAAAVAPGKAHTVRALTPAMWGLIPPWAKDASRPMINARMETLAEKPSFAPAAKTRRCIIPASGYFEWRKPDKTPFYIYRVGRPLAFAGLYGWWKNGEEWVLTATIITRAAAGEMATIHDRVPLILEPTEYDAWLDPTVEVSAITASARPDPALSFHEVHRAVGNVRHNTPENIVSITYTPQV, from the coding sequence ATGTGTGGACGATACGCAACCACGATGTCCCGCGTGGACATCCAGCTCGAATTCCGCCTCGACGTCGTCGCCGAGTCCTACGACCCCGCACCCAACTGGAACGTGGCACCCAAGCAGGACATCCCAATTGTCCTCGAACGCAGGGCTTTGCCCGGCGATCAGTGGCTTCACGACGCGCTCTCCCCCGCTGCGCCCGCAGCTGCTGTTGCGCCCGGCAAGGCCCACACCGTGCGCGCCCTGACCCCTGCGATGTGGGGGCTCATCCCACCGTGGGCCAAGGACGCTTCCAGACCCATGATCAATGCGCGCATGGAGACGCTGGCCGAGAAGCCCTCGTTCGCGCCGGCGGCGAAGACGCGGCGCTGTATCATACCGGCGTCTGGATATTTTGAGTGGCGCAAGCCGGACAAGACGCCGTTTTACATCTACCGGGTGGGGCGCCCGCTCGCCTTCGCCGGCCTGTACGGCTGGTGGAAGAACGGCGAGGAGTGGGTGCTCACCGCCACGATCATCACGCGGGCAGCCGCAGGCGAGATGGCCACGATTCACGACCGCGTGCCCCTCATCTTGGAGCCCACAGAATACGACGCGTGGCTCGACCCCACGGTCGAGGTCTCAGCGATCACCGCCTCCGCGCGTCCGGATCCCGCCCTCAGCTTCCACGAGGTCCACCGCGCAGTGGGCAACGTCCGGCACAACACGCCCGAAAACATCGTCTCGATCACATACACACCCCAGGTATGA
- a CDS encoding purine-cytosine permease family protein, with the protein MTNQEAPAEGWRSLLEVEDRGIEPIPAEAQTSGPGELFWIWFAGNISILGLPLGIWVVAGELNFWQALIAGFIGAVGSFAIVGIVSLSGQRGGAPTLTLSRATFGTRGNYFPTAVAILSRWGWETVNTVTAAFAVLSIGMVVAGHDMTPRSHPWIVVIAVLLFLALTMAVSGIGHQMLAAFQKWATYVFGLLTLVVIAFIVANADWHTVLSAETGSWSTVLLGIGVVASGTGIAWANSGADLGRYQSRKTTPGSLVLTCAAGAGIPLVIMIGTGSLIGITMPDFDAGNPLSSIPALLPAWMSVPFLISAFAGLLLSNNISVYSSGLTLLTMGMKVRRIVAVAADLFVSLVGSMIFLFLFESFYDAFIGFITLLAIPLTAWLGVFLVDMIKRTTYSAKDLTDIGPGSAYWYTNGFEVRALTSWIVAIVVGFLFRFALPDSFIAQQGLEWFVVLLVSATCYFSLGGAKSNAEVQR; encoded by the coding sequence ATGACAAACCAAGAGGCGCCGGCCGAGGGCTGGCGGTCGTTATTAGAAGTCGAAGATCGCGGAATCGAGCCGATTCCCGCCGAAGCGCAAACAAGCGGCCCAGGAGAACTGTTCTGGATCTGGTTCGCCGGAAACATATCGATCCTTGGATTGCCACTTGGCATCTGGGTAGTTGCGGGCGAACTCAACTTTTGGCAAGCGCTTATCGCGGGCTTTATCGGAGCGGTAGGTTCCTTCGCGATCGTCGGTATCGTCTCGCTCAGCGGACAACGCGGTGGTGCCCCCACACTGACACTCTCGCGGGCCACGTTTGGCACGCGTGGGAACTATTTTCCGACGGCGGTAGCAATCCTGTCTCGCTGGGGTTGGGAAACGGTCAACACCGTCACCGCGGCTTTTGCGGTTCTCTCGATCGGGATGGTGGTTGCCGGACACGACATGACTCCGCGCAGCCATCCGTGGATCGTCGTCATCGCAGTGCTACTTTTCCTCGCTCTGACTATGGCTGTGTCAGGAATCGGCCATCAGATGCTTGCAGCTTTCCAAAAGTGGGCGACCTACGTTTTCGGTCTCCTCACGCTCGTGGTGATCGCCTTTATCGTCGCTAACGCCGACTGGCACACCGTGCTTAGCGCGGAGACCGGTTCCTGGAGTACCGTGCTCCTCGGCATCGGCGTCGTTGCATCTGGCACAGGTATTGCATGGGCGAACTCAGGGGCTGACTTGGGGCGTTACCAGTCTAGGAAGACGACGCCCGGATCCCTCGTTCTTACATGCGCTGCGGGTGCCGGCATTCCACTTGTCATCATGATCGGCACCGGGTCGCTCATCGGCATCACGATGCCCGACTTCGATGCGGGTAACCCGCTATCTTCCATTCCCGCGTTGTTGCCGGCCTGGATGTCAGTTCCCTTCCTAATCTCGGCATTCGCAGGCTTGCTCCTGTCGAATAATATCTCCGTGTATTCATCGGGACTAACCCTGCTGACGATGGGCATGAAAGTCCGTCGCATCGTGGCTGTAGCGGCAGATTTATTCGTGAGTCTCGTCGGCTCGATGATTTTTCTCTTCCTGTTCGAGAGTTTCTATGACGCGTTCATCGGATTCATCACCCTACTCGCTATACCCTTGACGGCCTGGTTAGGCGTGTTCCTTGTGGACATGATTAAACGAACTACATACAGCGCGAAAGACTTAACGGATATAGGGCCAGGTTCTGCCTACTGGTATACCAACGGGTTCGAGGTGCGCGCACTCACATCGTGGATCGTCGCAATCGTGGTCGGATTCCTATTCCGGTTCGCATTACCGGACTCGTTTATTGCGCAACAAGGACTTGAATGGTTCGTCGTTCTCCTGGTGTCTGCCACATGCTACTTTTCACTTGGTGGTGCCAAATCTAATGCAGAGGTACAGCGATGA
- a CDS encoding PfkB family carbohydrate kinase, which produces MTRMVNTGSVIVDQVIRLDKLPPAGGDVIARGSEFVAGGGLNSMLGASRYGMDVLYCGLVGTGPFSDIIIDALEREGITSVYPRVPDVDNGYCVAFVEDCAERTFVTTIGVEGDFGYEHLSALDVRDDDMVYVSGYSLATENNAEGLARWLGEIAEDVVVVVDPSPLITQLPRALFDPLVKRADIWSCNEREAHALAGAANDMANAKKIKSLLKPNATVVIRAGSAPTVVCMPDYEVVSVPTFPTNARDTNGAGDVHVGVMMAALADGDSLIDAVTRANAASAIMVSRSGPNTAPTRAEIEEFMASS; this is translated from the coding sequence ATGACGCGGATGGTGAATACAGGTAGCGTCATAGTCGACCAAGTAATCCGGTTGGATAAACTGCCACCGGCAGGGGGAGACGTCATCGCACGGGGGAGCGAGTTCGTCGCCGGTGGCGGCTTGAATTCGATGTTGGGTGCGTCCCGTTACGGGATGGATGTTCTCTACTGTGGCCTCGTTGGCACCGGCCCCTTCTCCGACATCATTATTGACGCACTTGAGCGTGAAGGCATCACGTCCGTATATCCGCGTGTGCCCGACGTCGACAACGGTTACTGCGTAGCCTTCGTCGAGGATTGTGCCGAGAGAACTTTTGTGACGACGATCGGGGTAGAAGGTGACTTCGGCTATGAACACCTTTCGGCACTGGACGTTCGCGACGACGACATGGTGTATGTGTCTGGGTACAGCCTTGCCACCGAGAACAATGCGGAGGGACTTGCTCGCTGGCTGGGCGAGATTGCGGAAGACGTCGTCGTCGTTGTAGATCCCTCGCCGCTTATCACACAGTTACCGCGGGCGTTGTTTGACCCGCTGGTCAAACGCGCTGATATTTGGTCGTGCAACGAGCGCGAGGCGCATGCCCTCGCAGGAGCAGCCAACGATATGGCGAACGCGAAAAAGATTAAGAGCTTGCTGAAGCCAAACGCGACGGTTGTGATACGTGCAGGTAGCGCGCCGACCGTGGTGTGCATGCCGGACTACGAGGTCGTAAGCGTGCCGACGTTCCCAACGAACGCGCGCGATACCAACGGTGCAGGCGATGTCCACGTTGGCGTCATGATGGCGGCGCTCGCGGATGGGGACTCGTTGATCGATGCAGTCACACGGGCGAACGCTGCTTCAGCGATCATGGTCTCGCGGTCCGGCCCGAATACTGCGCCTACCCGCGCGGAGATAGAGGAATTCATGGCTTCTTCATGA
- a CDS encoding Fic/DOC family N-terminal domain-containing protein, whose product MFKKTITASRALATLRGDTKLLPDPTMLVNLIPLLEARASSEIENIVTTNDEVFRAAHKATK is encoded by the coding sequence GTGTTCAAAAAGACCATTACTGCTAGCCGTGCTCTGGCTACGCTGCGAGGTGACACCAAGCTCCTGCCTGACCCCACTATGTTGGTAAACCTCATCCCTCTGCTTGAGGCTCGAGCCTCTAGCGAGATCGAAAACATCGTGACGACCAATGACGAGGTTTTCCGCGCAGCACACAAAGCCACAAAGTGA
- a CDS encoding ADP-ribosylglycohydrolase family protein, with product MNELSRATLSLELGAYADALGMPTQDLDLDTIRADYGFVDRLVGAGPSQVIATGAPAGMVTDDTEQTFIIARILIEHGCVPAGELATALIEWEKDMLARGSLDLLGPSTKRALTALAAGASPSETGKCGTTNGAAMRISPVGIAFPLDDEGAFIDAVVQASEVTHNTRVALQGAVFVGGAVSAGIAGHSREDAVFLGLDLAKNLGDRGSAVCAPDIYERSRWAIEYLRHFDSREDILDALFNVICTSYACHESIPAVAALCSLERSAQDILLLAANAGGDTDTVGAMCGAILGACGDATGVPRAELDRVVAQNALPVQKTAQQLVHLRISKEK from the coding sequence ATGAATGAGCTATCACGAGCCACACTCAGTTTAGAGCTTGGTGCTTACGCTGATGCGCTAGGTATGCCGACCCAAGATCTTGATCTCGACACAATTCGGGCTGACTACGGATTTGTCGACCGGCTCGTTGGCGCCGGGCCGTCGCAGGTAATTGCCACGGGCGCTCCCGCTGGTATGGTCACGGACGATACCGAACAAACTTTCATCATTGCCAGGATCCTCATCGAGCACGGATGTGTTCCGGCTGGTGAACTTGCGACGGCGCTTATCGAGTGGGAGAAAGACATGCTCGCCCGCGGTTCGCTAGATCTGCTCGGCCCGTCGACCAAGCGTGCACTCACGGCGCTGGCAGCGGGCGCATCGCCCAGTGAAACGGGCAAATGCGGCACCACTAACGGGGCGGCCATGCGGATCTCCCCGGTAGGAATCGCGTTCCCGCTTGACGATGAGGGAGCCTTTATTGACGCCGTCGTGCAAGCCTCTGAGGTGACCCACAATACGCGGGTGGCGCTTCAGGGTGCGGTATTTGTCGGCGGAGCAGTCAGCGCTGGAATCGCCGGTCATTCAAGAGAAGACGCTGTTTTCCTGGGACTCGACCTGGCAAAGAACCTCGGCGATCGTGGCAGTGCCGTTTGCGCCCCCGATATCTACGAACGTTCCCGTTGGGCGATCGAGTACCTGCGGCACTTCGATTCGCGCGAGGACATCCTCGACGCGCTATTCAACGTCATTTGTACGTCTTACGCCTGTCACGAATCAATTCCGGCGGTCGCGGCGCTGTGCTCCCTCGAGCGCAGCGCACAAGATATCTTGCTCCTCGCGGCCAACGCGGGAGGAGACACCGACACCGTAGGCGCCATGTGCGGTGCCATCCTCGGGGCGTGCGGCGATGCGACCGGAGTTCCTCGCGCCGAGCTCGACAGGGTCGTCGCCCAAAACGCCCTGCCTGTCCAAAAAACGGCACAGCAGCTAGTACACCTACGCATTTCAAAGGAGAAATGA
- a CDS encoding GntR family transcriptional regulator: protein MSSHIETLIRAGELSPGDALPSEQELAEELDVSRGTVRKALSDLQLRNLVRTDRGRGSFVTFHNRRLDDRKGWAEALSSTGSEIVTSTVSIRRLKEAAVEDPSAQEFVEIVRIRTLPSGTVISLETSLVPAVGPVAKVPENGLIDGSLTATLECAGLCAEHGEQWVDVVALDPQAAHTLRRPAGCSFMRITRTTKDAEGNLVEHVTSLLDPDHFRFRHVF from the coding sequence GTGTCATCGCACATTGAGACGTTGATCCGCGCCGGTGAGCTATCGCCGGGTGATGCGTTGCCCAGCGAGCAGGAGCTTGCGGAAGAACTTGATGTCTCGCGCGGAACAGTCCGCAAGGCCCTCTCAGATCTACAACTGCGTAACCTTGTGAGAACTGATCGAGGGCGAGGCTCGTTTGTCACGTTCCATAACCGGCGTCTCGACGACCGCAAAGGGTGGGCGGAAGCACTTTCCTCCACGGGATCAGAGATCGTCACCAGCACGGTGAGCATTCGGCGGCTGAAAGAAGCCGCCGTAGAAGATCCCTCTGCTCAAGAGTTCGTCGAGATTGTTCGTATCCGCACACTGCCTTCCGGGACGGTCATCTCGCTGGAAACCTCTCTCGTTCCTGCTGTTGGCCCGGTTGCCAAGGTGCCAGAAAATGGCCTTATCGATGGTTCGCTGACAGCGACGCTCGAGTGCGCCGGGCTATGCGCTGAGCACGGCGAGCAGTGGGTCGACGTCGTTGCCCTGGACCCGCAGGCCGCGCACACGCTCAGGCGCCCTGCGGGTTGCTCTTTTATGCGAATTACACGAACGACCAAAGACGCCGAGGGTAACCTCGTTGAGCACGTGACGAGCCTGCTGGATCCAGACCACTTCCGATTCCGACACGTTTTCTGA
- a CDS encoding NAD-dependent DNA ligase LigA — MNIEEATKRWNDLAPKLRHAQEAYHLTGEPVMVDATYDALIAQMRALEDAFPQLWSPSSPTMKVGAKVARGAVASLRHAERMYSLQDVFSREELAAWFAGITAELPAGSRFTAEVKVDGLALNLTYRRGVLETAATRGDGVTGEDVTRNALAISAIPAQLAGEDWPELVEVRGEVYFPIEKFEEFNSLVDARNEEIARRNAEVDAYNKSLRAINAERTKEGRKPLVRVQREGQLKTFVNPRNAASGTMRQEDTTGFAIKSLSFLAHGIGALEGASEGLRERVATQEGVYEVFREWGLPVSDQTAMVSSMEEIEAYLDKYQNARLTLDHEFDGVVIKLEDRRVQAQMGYTARVPRWAVAFKFPPTEVQTRLLDIRVQVGRTGRVTPFAVMEPVWVDGSTVAQATLHNPFEVERKGVLIGDVVILRKAGDIIPEVVGPVVAERDGSERPFVMPATCPACGGVIAPAKEGEKDLRCTNTRSCPAQLHQRVTHIGSRGALDIESLGEESAQWLADPERYREDALIALATGHTLEFTDEAALAAHEAGWPLEDAADPRVRMALPLKRRIELGISDEDGALLDAEHVIGEQLQRELGIPTAQKPFLDTEASLFALTAADLEAVRTWQPIRSGGEHTGDWRYTRAGWTKPTWNKPTAARQGYELKTPSVPSKTLEKVLEEIEKAKGKELWRKLVALNIRHVGPVAARALANHFGSLENLLEAGRRQLAAGEVPFDEIEGVGEIIARSLIDWFEEPWHAEIVEAWRQAGVAFENARPEVSPDGGVGAGEPRPFEGMTIVVTGAIEGFTRDGVAEAIAKAGGKATGSVSKKTSVVVIGENPGASKTTKAKTLGIETWTAEEFTAKLGI, encoded by the coding sequence GTGAATATTGAGGAAGCAACTAAGCGTTGGAACGATCTAGCTCCCAAGCTGCGCCATGCTCAGGAGGCCTACCATCTGACGGGCGAACCCGTCATGGTGGACGCCACGTATGACGCACTGATTGCGCAGATGCGCGCACTAGAGGACGCCTTCCCGCAGTTGTGGAGCCCCAGCTCGCCGACTATGAAGGTGGGTGCAAAGGTGGCACGCGGGGCGGTGGCCTCTCTGCGGCACGCTGAGCGGATGTACTCGCTGCAGGACGTGTTCAGCCGCGAGGAGCTCGCCGCATGGTTTGCCGGGATCACCGCTGAGCTGCCGGCGGGCAGCCGTTTCACTGCGGAGGTGAAGGTGGACGGGCTGGCGCTCAACCTCACCTACCGGCGCGGCGTACTCGAGACAGCCGCCACCCGCGGCGACGGCGTGACGGGCGAGGACGTGACTCGCAACGCGCTCGCAATCTCCGCGATCCCGGCGCAGCTGGCTGGGGAAGACTGGCCGGAGCTAGTGGAGGTGCGCGGCGAGGTCTACTTCCCGATCGAGAAGTTCGAAGAGTTCAATTCCCTCGTGGATGCGCGCAACGAGGAAATCGCACGGCGCAACGCGGAAGTGGACGCCTACAACAAGTCCCTGCGGGCTATCAACGCCGAGCGCACGAAGGAGGGACGAAAACCGCTCGTTCGCGTGCAGCGCGAGGGGCAGCTCAAGACGTTCGTCAACCCGCGCAACGCCGCCTCGGGCACAATGCGTCAGGAGGATACAACTGGCTTTGCGATCAAATCGTTGAGCTTCCTCGCCCACGGCATCGGCGCGCTTGAGGGCGCATCGGAAGGGCTGCGCGAGCGGGTCGCCACCCAGGAGGGGGTCTACGAGGTCTTTAGAGAGTGGGGGCTGCCGGTTTCGGATCAGACGGCCATGGTGTCCTCCATGGAGGAAATCGAGGCGTATCTAGACAAGTATCAGAACGCGCGTCTGACGCTGGATCACGAATTCGACGGCGTCGTCATCAAGCTTGAAGACCGGCGCGTGCAAGCACAGATGGGCTACACCGCGCGCGTGCCGCGCTGGGCGGTGGCCTTCAAATTCCCGCCCACCGAGGTTCAGACGCGGTTGCTCGACATCCGCGTGCAAGTGGGTCGAACGGGGCGCGTGACGCCGTTTGCCGTGATGGAACCCGTATGGGTGGATGGCTCCACGGTGGCCCAGGCCACTTTGCACAACCCGTTCGAGGTCGAGCGGAAGGGGGTGCTGATCGGCGACGTCGTGATCCTGCGCAAGGCGGGAGACATCATCCCCGAGGTGGTTGGGCCCGTGGTGGCCGAGCGCGACGGATCGGAGCGTCCGTTCGTCATGCCTGCGACCTGCCCGGCGTGCGGGGGCGTGATCGCGCCGGCGAAGGAAGGGGAGAAGGACCTGCGCTGCACGAACACGCGATCTTGCCCGGCTCAGCTGCACCAACGCGTCACCCATATTGGCTCGCGCGGGGCACTCGATATCGAGTCGCTTGGGGAGGAGTCCGCGCAGTGGCTCGCCGATCCGGAACGGTACCGCGAAGACGCGCTCATCGCGCTCGCTACCGGGCACACCCTCGAGTTCACTGACGAGGCGGCGCTCGCGGCGCACGAGGCCGGTTGGCCGCTGGAGGACGCAGCAGATCCGCGCGTGCGGATGGCGTTGCCGCTCAAACGCCGAATTGAGTTGGGGATTTCGGATGAGGACGGCGCGCTGCTCGACGCCGAGCACGTGATTGGCGAGCAACTCCAGCGCGAGCTGGGGATCCCTACTGCCCAGAAACCCTTCCTCGACACCGAGGCCAGCTTGTTTGCGCTGACCGCCGCGGATCTGGAGGCAGTGCGAACCTGGCAGCCGATTCGGAGCGGTGGCGAACATACTGGGGACTGGCGCTACACGCGCGCGGGGTGGACGAAGCCAACCTGGAACAAGCCGACTGCCGCGCGCCAGGGTTATGAGCTGAAGACACCGTCTGTTCCGTCAAAGACCCTCGAAAAGGTGCTCGAAGAAATTGAGAAAGCCAAGGGTAAGGAGCTGTGGCGCAAGCTCGTGGCACTGAACATCCGCCATGTCGGGCCGGTAGCGGCGCGTGCGCTCGCGAACCACTTCGGCTCACTCGAGAACTTGCTGGAGGCCGGACGCCGGCAGCTCGCCGCTGGTGAGGTGCCGTTTGACGAGATCGAAGGCGTGGGCGAGATCATCGCGCGCTCGCTCATCGACTGGTTCGAGGAACCTTGGCACGCCGAGATCGTGGAGGCCTGGCGGCAGGCAGGCGTGGCGTTCGAAAATGCGCGGCCGGAGGTCAGCCCAGATGGCGGCGTCGGGGCTGGCGAGCCACGGCCATTTGAGGGCATGACGATCGTCGTGACCGGCGCGATTGAGGGCTTTACGCGCGACGGCGTCGCCGAGGCTATCGCCAAGGCCGGCGGCAAGGCCACGGGCTCGGTGTCGAAGAAGACGAGCGTGGTGGTGATCGGTGAGAACCCGGGCGCCTCCAAGACGACGAAGGCAAAAACACTGGGCATTGAGACGTGGACGGCGGAGGAGTTTACGGCCAAGCTGGGCATATAG